DNA from Chionomys nivalis chromosome 11, mChiNiv1.1, whole genome shotgun sequence:
TTTGCCTggactctgcctcctgcatgaGAGGGCCTCGTTCCTTGAGTTCCCCATTTCCTCCTGGCCTCATACCCTTCCTCTAGCTTCAGAGGCTCACTGTCCCTCGCCCAAACAGAGCATTCAAGAATAAGCCTCTGTAAGTCCAGGCCTGTCCACCAGAGGGCGCAGACACTCAAGTACCAAGATGAACGTTTTCAAGGAAAGGCTCAGGCAAGGCCGCCTCCTTCCTGGGTCAGTTGCCTCACCAGAGCGgtaaactcgtgtgtgtgtgtgtgtgtgtgtgtgtgtgtgtgtgtgtgtgtgtgtgtgtgtgtgtgtgtgtgtgtgtgtgtgtgtgtgtgtgttgtgcagcAGCAGGGACACACACCCATGTGGTATGGAGCCAGCCCCCAGCACATACACTGCTTCTACCAACTTGGAAAAAGTTTTTTAGTTGTTTTGATGATATCAGAGGAGAGTGTCAGCTACccaccaaaacagagaagattcaccaggatgaagtctggGTCACCATGGCCAGTTTTGCGCCCATGGTGCTCGCACCAGCTCGGTGGCCTGATGTCACTTCTGCTGTCCCGCAGAGGCAGGCTGTCCTTGTGCTAGCCTAGCTCAGAGGTGCTTGGAGCCCCCACCCGTGGGAAAGGGCCCAGGGAGCTGGGTTTCCTCCCATTCTGACCTCGGCCTTCCGTACTTTATCAGCCCCACACAATGGGCCTGGGGACCACTCCCACCAGTCACCACCCCCAGTCTCTGTACTGCTGGGAAATgggctctttccttccactactagaggtggggtggggtcacCTTCAGTAGGGACCAGTAGGCTGAGAAACTCTGACGCTGGCAGTCAGCTTTCAGGCAACTAGAAACCTGGGTACAAAAGGGAAAGTGGGCTGGAGGGTGGTGGTGCTAAGGCAGGAACTCCCCCTGCCCTGGTGGTTCTTAAATATGCCCAGCAAATTTAAGCAGCAGCCTTGGGCCTTTGGAGGTGCCAGCAAGAACCCCAAGgtcctcttcctccagctgcaGCAAAACCGTCCAAGGGAAAGCTTTCAAAAGGGTAGCTCCTTCCACCCGTTCCTACCCTTCCTCCGTGACCCTGCCCTGCCGAAAGGTAACAGAAGTGAGCCCAGAGTCACTGGCCCTTCCATCCCCAAGGCCTGCCTGGCCTCACCCTGCCACCACTGGGACCAGGCGCTCCACAGTCTCTTGGAATAATAACTGTAATTCCTACTGTCATTACCACTGTAATCATAGTCATGATTAAGAGTGTAGCTTCTAAACAGCCAGGATCTGAATCTTAGTTCAATCACATATTAGCTAATTGACCTTAACTGTGTTCCATCTGCTTGCCACGTCTGTTTCCTTTCACAACTGGACCCCCTCCGTTGGGCTGCTGTGAGTCAGCAGTGGCCAGGGGTGGGGGCATGAAGCGGTCGATGCTCATTAGTCCTTGCAAGTGCTACGGACCCTGCCCGTCtgtacacacacaggagcacGTGCAATCCTCACACTTCCAAGTGCTACGGACCCTGCCCGTCtgtacacacacaggagcacGTGCAATCCTCACACTTCCAAGTGCTACGGACCCTGcccatctgtacacacacaggagcacGAGCAATCCTCACACTTCCAAGTGCTACGGACCCTGCCCGTCtgtacacacacaggagcacGTGCAATCCTCACACTTCCAAGTGCTACGGACCCTGCCCGTCtgtacacacacaggagcacGTGCAATCCTCACACTTCCAAGTGCTACGGACCCTGCTCGTCTGTACACACACAGGAGCATGTGCAATCCTCACACTTCCAAGTGCTACGGACCCTGCACTGTGCCCGTCtgtacacacacaggagcacGTGCAATCCTCACACTTCCAAGTGCTACGGACCCTGCCCGTCtgtacacacacaggagcacGTGCAATCCTCACACTTCCAAGTGCTACGGACCCTGCTCGTCTGTACACACACAGGAGCATGTGCAATCCTCACACTTCCAAGTGCTACGGACCCTGCACTGTGCCCGTCtgtacacacacaggagcacGTGCAATCCTCACACTTCCAAGTGCTACGGACCCTGCCCGTCtgtacacacacaggagcacGTGCAATCCTCACACTTCCAAGTGCTACGGACCCTGCTCGTCTGTACACACACAGGAGCATGTGCAATCCTCACACTTCCAAGTGCTACGGACCCTGCACTGTGCCCGTCtgtacacacacaggagcacGTGCAATCCTCACACTTCCAAGTGCTACGGACCCTGCCCGTCtgtacacacacaggagcacGTGCAATCCTCACACTTCCAAGCACCATTTACTACATTTTTCCAAGCTtgcagctggggaaactgagggccAGAACAACATTACTTGCCTGGGCTCTTTAAGCTGGCAAGATGCAGAGAATTTGGGGTCTGGCATCAAAGCCCAGCGGAATTTGAGGCTCCTTTATGAGCAAGGCCCCAGATGATTTCCCCTCTTGGTCCTGTCCTGACTCCCGGGTTGTGTGGCTGACGAGCTGGGTCCTGTGTGACCGTGTGACAGGACTAGTCTATACACGAAACGTATTTAGACATACGGAGCATCTTTAGGctttttgaaaacagaaagtgTTATCCCACCCTGGAGATGAAGAGCATTTTAGAGTTCTTTTGTCTGACCTTGGCCGGAGCCACAACAGCCCCTGCAAGGGGGCAGGAAGGAAGCATAGCCAGGGAAGGGCCATCACCTGTGTCTTCCTCAATGTCAAATAATGGCCAGACAAGGCTGAAGTCAGCGATAACTCCTGGGCTCACACACAGAATTGCCTAGAGGGGGGCTCCTCTGTACCACTGTGCTGGGCCTCCAGGGGTCCGGCAGCAGGGGGCGCCATGAGCCAGCATGGAATGATCTACCAAAGAGCTCCTGGTTTCCCCCACTCTCTGGACCTCAAAGGGCACCCATGAAGCCGCCAGTTCAAGCAGGGAGCCTGTAAGAAGTGTGTGGTTCTAAGGCATGAATTCACGGCAGAATTCACTCAGGACACCCGGGCAGGACAGCAGAAGTGGGCAGAGACCAGGATGTGACTGCTACCCTGTAGCAGGTGGCTGTGCAAAGCAGAGTCACACAGCTTGGCCACACAGCAGCACGCGTGACCAGCCTAGGACCCCAGCAGCTCTGCCTGGCCTGTCTGGCACTGTGCTGTGCTGGGGCTTTCGCACTCTCTGACCTACGACTGTCAACATCCTGGGAAGCGGTCCAAGTCCCATTTGACAATGGGAAACTCCAAGAAGAGACTTGTCCAaggtttcagagtcagggaggAGACAGACCTGAGATTGGAATGGGTTTACCTGTCTCCACAACCGACGACTTCACTCTAGGGAGTCAAACCCAAGCTGGGAGGATAGAAATCAAAAGGCTGCCTCTCCCTCTGACAACCTCCTGTCAGCAGGAGGCTACAGGGCCCAGGGGCAGAGTCACAGGACTCACCACGTGGCTTGGGACAGAGTTTCTGCTCCTCCCACAAAGAACACTAGTGTGGAAGCTCAAGTCTGTGATCCTCGCACCTGAGAGGGTGAGGTGGGAGAAGTGTCACAAGTACAAGGTCAGCTTGGGTTACACCTCAGAAAAGAATTAGCCACGCTGTGGAGTTATGAAGGTCAGAACGGCTAGTGTGTGGAAAACTGCTGAGCCTGgggtggcggtggtgcacacctgtaatcccagcactcacaacgctcaaggccagcctggtctacagagtgagttccagtacaggcagggctacacagagaaaccctgtctcgaaaaacaaaacaacaacaaaaaactggctGCCATGCTTGAAGCACCTCAGCGACAGGACAGCTATTCACAGAGCACCCACTGGGAGCAGAGTGCCAGATCCTAGCTCGAACTCCCAGCCCAGCTACCGAAGCCTCCCAGAAACCCTCTGCAGTATTACCCCATAACTACTCCAGCGAGGAAGCAGGCTCAGAGACAGCAAGGACCAGCCCAAGGCCCTCCGCTAGCTACAAAGGCTGTTCCACCAGGGACTTGTTTAGTCCGGGCTTCACATCCATCTCCCTGCCCTGGATGGGTTTCTGACTGAAGCTGGAAGGGGCAGGAACGATGAATACTCAGAACTCAGAGAGTGGAAGCCACATGGTAGCGTGGCCCCCACAGACTAGAAATAGCCTCTGAGGGCCCTGGCAGATCTGTCACTCGGGCCTGAGAAAGGAAGTGGCGGGAAGGAAGTGACGGGCGGGTATGTGGGGGTGGAGATAGGGAGATGCCAGTGGGAACCTTGGGCAACACTAAGTTGAGGCTGGAGGGAGCTGGTACAGAGAGACCCACTAGACCCCAGGTAGGGGCATTTGTCCCCGGGAACTGAGGTCACCCGGACTGAGGGGCAAGTTGGagtgtatgcatgaatgtgtatGAACTTCTCAGTATATAAATGTTTGTGTTGGAGCAAGGATGGTAGAAGAAGGGAGGGGTTAGTGGGAGGCAGGCTAGAGAGGCCTTTGGTCCTCAGCTCTCTAGAGAAGGGTAGCCAGTACCTGCGTGGGCCTGAGATCTTATCTCTTGCCTGCAGCAGCTGCCTCAAGGACTGGCCTGAGACAGTAGTGGTGGCCACCACGCTCTGGCAAGTATCACAGTCCCCGGAGCATTCAGCCTTGGAAGTTCTGACCACCCTCCTGCAAATCCTATGTCTATGCTGGTGCTTACAAAGCTGAGaatgctttggtttggttttggttttttgtttggtgttggttggttttgttttgttttgttttttgagacagggtttctctgtgtaacagccccagctgttctagaacttgctctgtagaccaggctggcctcaaactctgcctccctggtgctgggattaaaggcgtgcgccaccaagcctggctaagAAGGCTTTGGAGGCCGTATCCCAACTTGGTGTCACAGTAAGTTGGAATTCATTAGTAATGTCTGCCATGGCTGGGAACCGGCGGCAGGTATGCCcaccatgtgtgtctgtctgtgcttcAGGGGTACCTTGTTCTAACCTCATTCTCAGTTTATCCTAAATGTATTTGACCTTCCAGGCCCTAATGGGGGCAACGTTTTCTAGGTTTTCTCAATGGTCCCAGGCCCTGGGGTCTCTCCTAAACTTTCAGATCCCTGAGTGTCGGTGCTCCCGCCTAGCCTCCTGCGGTTGTCATGACAACACTTTATTTAGCATTGCAGATGCACTTCAagtaaagaagcagaagcagggctCCCTGAGGGTTTCTTCCAAAGTGTGGCATCAGCCATGTCCTCAGGCCCAGGCTCTGCAGTTCATCCTTACCAGGCAGAGACACAGAGGTAGGAAGTCCTACTTCTCAGGAAGAAGAGCGGGTCTCAGAGGAGCTGGTGACTCACTCAAGGCCACACTACAGGGAAGGAATAGAACTTGGGCTCACACTGGCTGCTGGACATAAAGGCTACAGTGCGGTTTGTTCCATTAGGCCAAGTACCCAGCCCACACAGaaagctctttctttctcttccccagctgacaccaccccccacccccgcccgcaCCACTTCTGCAGCCTCTGCCGTGGCACTGAGCAGAGGGTAGAGCAGAAAACCGTAAACACTGATTGGCTTGTTTATAAACATCTGCTCAAGGCAAAGAGCAGAGTTCTTAAGAGTTCTGGTCTTGGAATCAGGTTCTGATTCTGGTTCAGACAGAATGTGATCTGGGTCAAATCATAGAACCTCTCTGGGACTCAGatttttcatctgtgaaatgggcacaAAATACTCGTTAGTGCACAGAGCTATTGAGCAGATTAATGTGTTGGTGTGAATTGCTTATAATAAACATGGGCCATCTTTGTCGTTAGCTAATAGATTTCTAGTCTGGCTAGGCCTGGACCAGATCaaaattgtattatttctttGGAGGTGGGGGTGGCGGGGTATGTGTGGAGGTTAGGAGATAACCCTGGGCATCGGTCCTTgccttctgccttgtttgagtcagggtctttttCACTGTTTGCTGCTGGTACCAATCCAGATGACCTGAGAGTACCCATCATGCCTTAGGAACACGGGGATTGCAGAGGTGCGTTCCCTTACCTAGCTAATGTGGGTTCTGTGGAACCAATCAAGAGTTTCGCCCACAGCCGTCTCCTGACAGCAGCCCTGCAGTACTTTATTTTTCCAGCTACTCTCTCAAGCCTTTAAATCCAAATGCACAATGTTTTGGGCCAAACCACACCTTCTCTGTCTTCAGTGGGGACCACCAGACAAGGGATCTGGGAAACAAAACACCTGAGCATATGGCTTCTCCTTCTTGGTACCCCAAGGCCTTCCCACAGCTGCCGGAATCGCCCTCTCCATCCCCATCGCCTGCCCTTTTCCCAGCTCCTCTTCTTACCTTCCTGTGCCCAGTGAAGAACAGGGAAAGGTGGTGCATGGAGCCTCCATTACGACCCAGTTCTTTTTTGAGGGTGCGGGGTGAAGGGATGGCCCAGGTGGAGGTGGTGCCCTCACCGTCAGAGCAGTGTAAGGTGGTGTCAGAGGAGAAGCAGGGCCCACGGGTCTCCTGCAGCAGGCTGCCCTCGCTGTGCGTCCGGCGCCGCAGCGAGTTCTGCACACGCAATGAGAGGCCGCCCTCAGCACCTTGGCCAGTCTCAATCAGGCTGCTGCGTTTGGCCTCGCCAAGGTCCCCATAGTTGTCATCGCTGGtgtcctcttcctcatcttcctccacttcttctgcctcctcatcCTCACCCGAGCTGCCCCCATGGGCTCCGTCCTGTTGGCTGTAGGCACTATCCAGCCGGACCTCAGGGATCACAAAGTTAGGCCTggaggctggggatgcagctgcCGTGGTTGCTGGTTGCTCCCCAGAGCTGATGGTCTGTCCATCAGGGACCTTCTCTGGCGGGGAGCCCTGGCTATGAGGAGACCCCTGAGACGGCGGAAAGTTCTGGACTGAAGCAGAGGGTTCTAGGATGACAGGCAGCTCTTGAGGGTCCCGGCAAGATGGGAGTTCTGTGGTTGGAGGAGATCCCTGGCATGGTGGGGAGTCCTTGCTTTTTGAGGTTTCTGAGTTTTGAGGGGGTTCTTGGCAGGTAGCTGTGTCTTTACTGGGTGGTGACTCTGGGCCAGGAGCTGCTTCTTGCCCTGTAGAAGGGTCCTTGCTGGGTGGGAGATCTTGTCCCACAGGAAGCTCCTGGCTGGGAGAGGGGTCCTTGCTGGGTGGGAGATCTTGTCCCACAGGAAGCTCCTGGCTGGGAGAGGGGTCCTTGCTGGGTGGGAGATCTTGTCCCACAGGAAGCTCCTGGCTGGGAGAGGGGTCCTTCCTGGGTGGGAGGTCTTGTCCCAGAGGAAGCTCCTGGCTGGGAGGGGCGTCTTTGGTGGGTGTAGGCTCCTTGGCACCTGGCCCCTTCCCCTCGTCCAGGGGCATCTCCTTCTCATTTGTCTCTGTCTCAAACATCTGCAGCACAGAAAGAAGAAGACAGGGGCTCAGAGGAGGGGCTCAGAGGAGGGGGCTCAGAGGAGGGGCTCAGAGGAGGGGGCTCAGAGGAGGGGGGCTCAGAGGAAGGGCTCAAAGGAGCTGCTCAGAGGAGGGGCTCAGAGGAAGGGCTCAAAGGAGGGGGGCCCAGAGGAGGGGGGCTCAGAGGAGGGGGGCTCAGAGGAGGGGGGGCTCAGAGATGCCAGAGTCTATGTCTGAGCCAGCACCACAGAAGCTGATGATACCAATACCAGAACCCTACAGTCAGTCTGAGAGCCATACAGAAGCCCAAGACTCCCAGGGCTGGGCTGTGGGATCTTCTGCCTAGAAGTTTGCTCTGTGTACAGCATACTAGCTACCCGGGTGGGGATCACACCAGCCCAGACTCCCTCTCTTCTGCATGGGAAACATCAATGTCCTTATTTGCCTCTGTGTGTAAAGGAGACAGCAGACAGTCTCTGCCTTCATGAAGCAGAACCAAACCCAAGCCACCATGTTCTCAGCATGGGGAACAATCTTGAATCTCACCAGAGGGTCACTACACCAGAAACAACAACTAAAAAACAAGAATCTAAGTGAATCATTCAAACAAGAATTTGCTctaaatgttatgtatatatttgaaaCCTGTCAACTGGATGAAAATCAGAGCTTTCAAATTCTGTCCAACACCTGGACACAGAACCTCACTGAAGGCTTATCCACCTGATAACCTCAGAAAtttaaagggagggagggagggagggagggagggagggaggaaggaaggaaggaaggaaggaaggaaggaaggaaggaaggaaggaaggaaggagagagtggaAAAGACATGAAAAGCATTATTTCCCGTCTCACACACAATGGAAGGGCCCTGCAAACTCTTACAGGCTTCTGACAGTAGGATACATTTGCAAAGAAGGACACTGCCCCCTAATACGACTGTAAGATGTTTCTGTCTCAGAGGAAGCAGTGTCCAGAGAACATAGGGAATGTCATGTCTCACTGTCCCCAGtgctgcaggcacacacagagggaagCAGGCCTCAGGCCTGGGTGaggcctggctgtcctcaagAGCTTGGAATGCAGCAGCTAGACCTACTTAGAGTCTAGTTTTCATTCTTTAAACAACCACATCTACACAAAACTAATGAAAGAGGAAacaacacgcacacatacacacaccctaggAAGCTTTAGCACATGGGAATGTATGTTCAGAACACACTGGTACAGAGCCTCAACAGAAGGTACCCCAGCATACAAGTTCTGACCTTTTGCTACAGAGATCATGCCGGCCATCAGAGCAATGCCCTAACCACTATTGCCCAGCTTCCCGGAGACAAAAAGGCCATGCCTGAAGATGGTAAGCACAGTGAAGTTCCAGCTAGGCCTCTCTGATTCTGGAGAGCTTCAGCGTGCTGTACATTGAGGTCAGGGGTCACCAGGGAGCATCAGAGCGGATGGGAAGCTGCCCTATGGTGAGAGTTCACACCTAGATGCTATACACTGAGGTCAGGGGTCACCAGGGAGCATCAGAGCGAATGGGAAGGCGACCTATGGCACCAGTGACTCTATGGGGGTTCCTTCCCTGGAGAAACATGGAGCCATCCAGGAGGTGACCCCCCCCCAGGGATCCCTCAGAATCTAAAGCATTAGGCATCCAAAATTCACATAGCTTTGACCagaggctctcaacctgtgggtcacgaacCCTTTGGGGTCGCAGGGATCACCTAAGGCCATTGGAAAACATATTTCCGATACACTTAGGAAGGCTGCCCCTCTATTCATCTCCAGGAGGGTCCGCCCACACCCAAAACTGTACTAAAAGACGCAGCAgtgggaaagttgagaaccacggGCTCAGTTCACAGAGAGGCCAGGTAGAGCCAGTCACTGGCTGCCAAGTATCCACTTTTGAAATGGACTGTCCACTACATGTAAGTCACAAACCAGGAGAAAACACCGGAGAGAGGTACAGAATAGGAGTGTGCTGATGGTATATACAGTGTTAACTGCAGATCTAGAGGGAAATTCTGAATTTAAAGCATGTCTTCCCTACAAAACTGCAGAAACAACCAAATATCTGGAATCAAGGTTTGTCTTTGATGGGTACCAAGCCTCCTACTCCAGAATGCCAAAAAACTCAGGATGAGCTTCAGCCTCTCCAGGCTGTTCCCAAGTAGAAAGAGAGACCATCCAGGGATAGACAGGATTCCTGAGGGTCCCACCTCAATGACTGACCCAAAGCGACCTTATACAATTTTGAGGCGAGGCTGGGGCCAGGGCCCAAATCTGGCTTTACTCTTTGCATACATGCTTCTGACTGCAGCATGATCCCAAACCCATCGCTGCATCAGAAAAAGGAAATCCTCCTGCAGCAAGCTCATGGCACctccccccccaaacacacatccATCGCTGCCTCACTTCCGCCATTACCCAACCTCTACCTGCCTCTTACAATCCTGGAGAGAGGTGAAGGAAGCAGCTGCTGGGTGCCCTCCAGGCCTAGTACAGAATGCCACTAACAGCGGAGTCAGGTGAATTCCCCTTTCCTGGAGGGCCTGGGCTCGTCCCGCAGCGCCTGT
Protein-coding regions in this window:
- the Rgs3 gene encoding regulator of G-protein signaling 3 isoform X7, which encodes MFETETNEKEMPLDEGKGPGAKEPTPTKDAPPSQELPLGQDLPPRKDPSPSQELPVGQDLPPSKDPSPSQELPVGQDLPPSKDPSPSQELPVGQDLPPSKDPSTGQEAAPGPESPPSKDTATCQEPPQNSETSKSKDSPPCQGSPPTTELPSCRDPQELPVILEPSASVQNFPPSQGSPHSQGSPPEKVPDGQTISSGEQPATTAAASPASRPNFVIPEVRLDSAYSQQDGAHGGSSGEDEEAEEVEEDEEEDTSDDNYGDLGEAKRSSLIETGQGAEGGLSLRVQNSLRRRTHSEGSLLQETRGPCFSSDTTLHCSDGEGTTSTWAIPSPRTLKKELGRNGGSMHHLSLFFTGHRKMSGPDLGDEDEASRKRKSKNIAKDMKNKLAIFRRRNESPGAQPVGKTDKTTKSFKPTSEEALKWSESLEKLLLHKYGLEVFQAFLRTEFSEENLEFWLACEDFKKVKSQSKMAAKAKKIFAEFIAIQACKEVNLDSYTREHTKDNLQSVTRGCFDLAQKRIFGLMEKDSYPRFLRSDLYLDLINQKKMSPPL